The Achromobacter deleyi region CGTGAAGTTCAGCGTGCCGTCGTAGCCGGCTTCCTTCAGCAGGGCGCGCGCCTTCTCGGGATCGTAGGGCACGCGCTTGTGCACGGATTCCGCCCAGCCATGCACCTGCGGCGCGATCATCGTGCCGGTGGGCGCGGACAGGCCGCGCATCACGGCGCGCTTGATCGCGTCCACGTCGATGGCGCGGTACAGCGCTTCGCGCACGCGGATGTCCTGGAAGGGATTCTTGCCCTTGATGTTCGAGTACTGCAGCTCCGGACGCTTCTGGTCCAGGCCCAGGTAGATGGTGCGGTATTCGTTGCCTTCCACCACCTTCTGCGACTGGCGCAGACGCTCCAGATCCTGCGCGGCCGGATCCAGGACGAAGTCGATTTCGCCCGACAGCAGCGCCGCGGTGCGCGTGGCGTTCTGCTTGATCGGCGTGAATACCACTTCGGTCACGTTGCCGACCTTGCCGGCCTTGTTCCACCAGTCCTTGTTTTCTTCAAAGACGGTGCGCACGTCCACTTCGCGGCTCTTCAGCTTGTAGGGGCCGGTGCCGTTGGTGTTGCGCGCGCCGTAGGTTTCTTCCTTGTTGACGAAGTCCTGCGGCTTGGGGATGTTGTTCTTCTCCGACCAGGCCTTGTTCATGATGAACACGTTGGTCAGCTGGCGCAGCAGCACGGGGTTGGGCGCCGAGGTCTCGATCTCGACCGTCAGGTCGTCGATCTTGCGCGCTTCCTTGATGCCGGTCGTATAGGCCTTGTAGTTCGACGTGGGCGCCATGGCGCGGTGGATCGAGAACACCACGTCGTCCGCCGTGAAGGCGGCGCCGTCATGGAACTTCACGCCAGGGCGCAGCTTGAAGCGGTACAACGTCGGCGACAGCTGCTCCCACTCGGTCGCCAGGCGGGGCACTACCTTGAAGGTCTTGTCATAGTCGACCAGCGGCTCGTAGATGTAGCTGTTGGCGGCAATGGTCATGCCTTCGTTCTGCGAATGCGGATCAAACGTGAGGATGTCGCCCTGAGCGGCCCAGCGGAAGGACTTGGCTTGCCCGATCGAGGGCACGGCCACGGCGGCGGCGATCGCGATAGCAATCAGAGTGCGGCGCATAAGTATCAACTCCTGACAGTAGTCTGAATACCGGCGCGAGTGTGCCTACCCGCCAGACCCGCGTCAATTCAGGGTTTATGCGTACCGGGACCCCTTTTCACAGAGGGAAAACAATTAGGGACGCATATGCTTGTAACAAAATAATCGAAGCGAACGGCGTTCGAGTGCGCGCATACAACGGACTTACTCGTCGGCCTCAAAGGGAAGCTCCAGCGGCACGTGCTCCGTCATCAGCACTTCCAGCATCTCGATCAGCAGCGCCGCCTTCTCTTCGCCGAAAGGCGCCAGGACCGCCTTCTGGTGCTGCAAGGCCTGTTCGCACAACGCGGCGATCAGGTTCGTCCCTTTGGCAGTGATGCAGACCCGCGTCTGCCTGCGGTCCGCGCGCACGCCTGTGCGGGCCACCAGCCCGTCGGCCTCCATGCGTTGAACCACCTTGCTCAGGGTCGGCTGCTTGGTGATGGCCAGCACCGCCAGGCTGCCTATGGTTTCGCCCGAGCTGCCTTCAAGACTGGCCAGCACCCGCCATTCGGTCACCGAAAGGCCGGCCGCCTTCACCTGCAAATGAAATTCCGCCGAAATGCGCTGGCTGGCCTGCGCCAGCAGATAGGCCAGATAGCCATCGACGAACCTGGGCCCGCGCGTACCCGCAAGCTCCCTGCGCTGCTTATCCAACCGCATGTTGCTTTGCTCCCACGCACTGGTTTCCAAGGTCGGCACACCGCCGAAAAACGCATTGCACCACGGCGGCGCAAGCACGCGCCATGATGTGCCGCAATGCTGTTGCGCAGCACAGGGTATACCCCGAATCGCAACCCGTTTTTGCGCCATTGCAGCGCCAAATTCGGGGCTGATACCTAAAGGACAACCAGTATATACACCCTTGTTTTAGAGTGATATTTTTTGATTTCCATGAAATTTCATCTTTTTTGTTGACAGCTAAAACGTTGACTCCTAAAGTATTTTTCAGGCGATGATTTCATGACATGACGATGCTGCGCAGCAGCAAGGCTTGAGGACCGGCGCGCCGGTCCGCGAAAGGGATCCAGATGGCTGAAAGGTCTTTCAAAAAAGAAGTCCAGCAATTGCGCATCGGAGCGGGCGAAGAGTTCCGCGGCGAAGGGATTCTTGCCGTCACCAAAGCCCTGCTGCAGTCCGGCGTGGGCTATGTCGCCGGCTACCAGGGTTCGCCGATCTCGCACCTGATGGACGTGCTGGCCGACGCCAACGACATCCTGCAGGAACTGGGCGTGCACTTCGAAGCCAGCGCCTCGGAAGCCACCGCCGCCGCAACCCTGGCGGCCTCCGTCATGTACCCCATCCGCGGCGCCGTCACCTGGAAGTCCACGGTCGGCACCAACGTCGCCTCGGACGCGCTGGCCAACCTGGCCTCCGGCGGGGTCACGGGCGGCGCGCTGGTCATCGTGGGCGAAGACTACGGCGAAGGCTCGTCCATCATGCAGGAACGCTCGCATGCGTTCGCCATGAAGTCCCAGATCTGGCTGCTGGACCCGCGCCCCAACCTGGAAAGCATGGTCAAGGCGGTGGAAGACGGCTTCGAACTGTCCGAAGCCAGCAAGACGCCCGTGATGCTGCAGTTGCGCATTCGCGGCTGCCATGTGCACGGCCGCTTCATCGCAAAGGAAAACAAGCGCCCCGCCTACTCGCTGGCCCAGGCGCTGGAAAGCCCGGCGCGCGACACCAGCCGCATCGTGCTGCCGCCCGCCTCCTTCCTGCATGAACAGGAGAAGATCAAGGAGCGCTGGCCCGCCGCCATCCGCTACATCAAGGAACACGCGCTCAACGAACACTTCGACGGCGACCAGGACGACATCGGCCTGATCCTGCAGGGCGGCCTGTACAACGGCGTCATCCGTTCCCTGCAATTGCTGGGCCTGGCGGACAACTTCGGCAACAGCCGCATCCCGCTGTACGTCATGAACGTGACCTACCCCGTCATCGAGGACGAGGTCATCGACTTCTGCCGCGGCAAGCGCGCGGTGCTGCTGCTGGAAGAAGGCCAGCCGGACTACATCGAACAGAACCTGCACGCCGTGCTGCGCCGCGCCGGCGTCGCCACGCACCTGTCGGGCAAGGACGTGCTGCCGATGGCGGGCGAATACACCACCCAGGTCATGCGCGACGGCCTGCGCGAATTCCTGAAGCGCCACCGGCCCGAATCGCTGCAGACGCATCCCGCCGTCGCGGCCGACCCGCAGGCGCAGGCGCGCCAGCTTGAAATCACCGAGGTGTCGCGGCCCAAGCCCGCCCGCCCCGCCGAGCAGCCCATCACCTTCCACAAGCACGTCGAAGGCTTGGCGGCCGTGGTGCCGCCCCGCCCGGCCGGCTTCTGTACGGGCTGTCCGGAACGGCCCATCTTTTCCGCGCTGACGCTGGCGCAGGAAACGCTGGGCCAGCACCACATTTCCTGCGACATCGGCTGCCACCTGTTCTCGATCCTGCCGCCCTTCAACCTGGGCGCCACGACCATGGGCTATGGCCTGGGCGCATCCAGCGCGGCGGCCTTCAACGTGCCGGCCGCCAAGCGGCCCATCTCCATCATGGGCGACGGCGGCTTCTGGCATAACGGGCTGTCGTCCGGCATCGGCAACGCGGTGTTCAACAAATACGACGGCGTCATCGTCATCGTCGACAACTTCTACGCCTCGGCCACGGGCGGACAGGACATCCTTTCGTCGCGCGCCGACAACCCCGACCGTTCCACCAACAATCCCATCGACCACGCCGTGCGCGGCGTGGGCGTGAAGTGGGTGCGCACGCTGGACCGCACCTATGACGTCGCCCGGGTGCGCGCCACCCTCGAGGAAGCGCTGACCACCGACGTCAAGGGGCCCAAGGTCATCATCGCGCAGTCCGAGTGCATGCTGAACAAGCAGCGGCGCGTGAAGCCGCTGTTCAACAAGGCGGTCAGGGAAGGCCGCCGCGTGGTCAAAGAGCGCTTTGGCGTGGATCCGGACGTGTGCACGGGCGACCACGCCTGTATCCGCTTGTCCGGCTGCCCGTCGCTGACGGTCAAGGACAGCGGCGACCCCCTCAAGGAAGACCCGGTGGCGCACGTGGAAAGCAGCTGCGTGGGCTGCGGCAACTGCGGCGAAGTCGCCCATGCCGCCGTGCTGTGCCCGTCCTTCTACCGCGCCGACATCGTCCACAACCCGACCGGCGGCGACCGCTTCCTGGCGCGCGTGCGCGGGGCGGTCATCGGCTTCCTGCAGCGCCGCCGCGCGGCCCGCCTGGCTCAAAACGCCCTTTAAGGATCCGCCTCATGAACCCGGTGGCTATGCAGCAAGGCAACCCGATCAAGATCGCCATCCTGGCCATGGGCGGCCAGGGCGGCGGCGTGCTGGCCGACTGGATCGTCGACATGGCCGAACACGCCGGCTGGTGGGCCCAGACCACCTCCGTGCCCGGCGTGGCCCAGCGCACCGGCGCCACCATCTACTACCTGGAACTGCTGCCCGAAGCCGACGTCAAGCGCGCCGGCCGCCAGCCCGCGCTGGCGCTGATGCCCACCCCCGGCGACGTGGACCTGGTGGTGGCGGCCGAATTGATGGAGGGCGGCCGCGCCATCCAGCGCGGCCTGGTCACGCCGGAGCGCACGGTGCTGATCGCATCCTCGCACCGCAGCTATGCGGTCAGCGAAAAGTCGATGCCCGGCAACGGCATCGCCGATCCCAACAAGGTGCTGGAAGCCGGCCGCGCCGCGGCCAGGCGTTTCCTGTGCTTCGACCTCCAGGAGCTGGCCGACCGCGCCGGCAGCGTCATCAGCGCCAGCCTGTTCGGCGCGGTGGCCGGCAGCGGCGCCCTGCCCTTCGCGCGCGACGCCTTCGAGGCCACCGTGCGCCGCGCCGGCCTGGGCGTGGACGCCAGCCTGCGCGCCTTTGCATTGGGCTTCGAATCGGCCGACCAGGCGCCCGCGCAACCCGCTGCCATCGACCTGGCGCGGCCGGTTCCGGCCCTGCCCGAACGCGCCGCCCATCCCCGGACCCAAGCCCTGCTGGACCAGATCCGGCGCGACTTCCCCGCCTGTGCGCAGCCCATGCTGGCCGCGGGCGTGCGTCGCCAGATTGAATTCCAGGACCTGCCCTACGCCCAGGACTACCTGCGGCGCATGCAGGCGATCCGCGACCTGGATGCGCGGCATGGCGGCGAGGCCCGCCAATGGGCGCTGACCTGTGCCGCCGCGCGCTACGTGGCCACGGCCATGGCCTACGACGACGTGATCCGCGTGGCGGACCTGAAGACCCGCGGCACGCGCTTTGACCGGGTGCGCCAGGAAGTGGGTGCGCGTCCGGACCAGCTGGTCTACCTGACGGAGTTCATGCATCCGCGGCTGGAAGAAATCTGCGGCACCCTGCCCTCCCGGCTGGGACGCTGGCTGGAAAGCTCCAAGGCGTTCGGCGGCTTTGTCGAACGCCGCCTGGGCAAAGGCCGCCGCATGCAGAGCGGCACCTTGGGCGGCTTCCTGATGCTGTACACGCTGGCCGGCATGCGGCGCTTTCGCCGCAGCACGCTGCGCCACCAGATCGAAACCGAAGGCCTGGAGCAGTGGCTGGCGCTGATCGCCAGGCTGGCGCCGCAGGATTACGCGCTGGCGGTCGAAACCGTCAACTGCCGCCGCCTGGTGAAGGGCTACAGCGACACGCATGTGCGCGGCGGCGGCAAGTACCGCCAGCTGATCGCCGCGGCAGCCCAGCTGGCTGGCCGCCCCGACGCCGCCGACTCGCTGCGCGCGCTGCGAGACACCGCCCTCGCCAACGAAAAGTGCGGGCCCATGGAACGCCAGCTGGCCGAGAAACTGGCCGCTTGAGCCCAACACCAGACGGAGACAGAAATCGTGCAGACACTCAAACTGATCGTCCGGGAAGTCCGGCAGGAATCGCCGCTGATCCGCTCGTTCCGGCTGGCGCGTGAAGACGCCGGCCCGCTGCCCGCCTTCGGACCGGGCGCGCACCTGAAGGTATCGGTCCCGGGTCTACGCGAGCCGCGCTGCTATTCGCTGGTGCAACTCGCGCCGGAGGCCGGGCGGTTCGCCCAGCCCGCCGAATACCGCCTGGGCGTGCGGCTGGAGGAAGCCAGCCAGGGCGGGTCCCGCCACATGCATGCACTGGCCGAAGGCGACACGCTGACGGTCGAAGGTCCCAGGAACGACTTTCCGCTGCATGAATCGCCGGCGGGCGATGAGCCCGTCGTGCTGATCGCGGGCGGCATCGGCATCACGCCCATCGCGTCCATGGCCGCCGCGCTGAAAGCCGCCGGCCGCGCCTTCCAGCTGCATTACTGCAGCCGCAGCAAGGACCAGCTCGCCTTCCTGCCCGAACTGCAGGCGCTGGCGGACGGCGAACTGACGCTGCACGCCGACGACGACCCGTCCACCCGTTTCGATCTCCAGGCGCTGCTGGCATCCGCGACGCCGCGCCAGCATCTGTATGTGTGCGGCCCCAAGGGCCTGATCGACGCCGTGATCCAGGGAGCCCGCGCGCGCCATTGGCCGGACGCCCACATCCATTTCGAACTCTTCGTCACCGCCGCGGCGCAGGCCGGCGACCAGCCCTTCGAAGTCGAGCTGCGCCAGTCCGGCCGCGTGCTGACCATACCCGCGGACAAGACCATCGTCGACGTGATGGAAGAAGAAGGCTGCGACCCGATGTTCGACTGCAAGCGCGGCGAATGCGGCGTCTGCCAGGCCACCGTGCTGGAAGGCGAACCCGACCATCGCGACTACTACCTCTCCGATACCGAGAAGGCCAGCGGCAAGATCATCCAGATCTGCATCTCTCGCGCCAAATCCGCGCGCCTGGTGCTGGACCTGTAAGGCCTCGACCAGGAACCGACCATGGCCAAATACCGCGACAACCCCGACGCCATCCGCGCCCTGCTGCGCGACACCGAAGTGCACAAGGACCTGTTCATCGACCAGGAGCTGTTCGACCTGGAGATGGAGCGCCTGTACGCCAACACCTGGGCCTATGTCGGCCACGACAGCCAGGTGCCCAATCCGGGCGACTACATCACCACCACGGTGGGCAACCAGCCCGTCGTGATGGTGCGCCACAGCGACTGCAGCGTGCGCGTGCTGCACAACCGCTGCCCGCACAAGGGCACCATGGTGGCGGGCGACGCCTGCGGCAACACCGGCAAGTTCTTCCGCTGCCCCTATCACGCCTGGACCTTCAAGACGGACGGCAGCCTGCTGTCGATTCCCCTGAAGAAGGGCTACGAGAACACCGGCCTTGAAAACTGCGAAGCCAGCCAGGGCATGGCCGCCGTGAAGGACGTGAAGAACCACCGCGGCTTCGTGTTCTGCCGCCTGAACCCGGACGGCCAGTCGTTCGAGGAGTTCTTCGGCGAATCGCTTTCCACCCTGGACAACATGGTGGACCGTTCGCCGGAAGGCCGCCTCGAAGTCGCCGGCGGCGTGCTGCGCTACATGCACCGCTGCAACTGGAAGATGCTGGTCGACAACCAGACCGACACCTGCCACCCGATGGTGGCTCACGAATCGTCCGCGGGCACGGCGGTCAAGGTCTGGGAACAAGCCCCGGAAGGCACGCCCAAGCCCATGGCGGTGGAGCTGTTCGCCCCGTTCATCTCGCCCTACGAGTTCTTCGAGAACATGGGGATCAAGGTTTGGGAGAACGGCCACGGGCATACCGGGGTGTCGGACTCCATCCACGCGTCCTATTCCGGCGTGCCGGGCTACTGGGAATCCATGGTGGCGGCCTATGGCGAGGAACGCGCCACGCAGATCCTGGGCGACGTGCGCCACAACACGGTGTACTTCCCCAACATCATGGTCAAGGGCCCCATCCAGACGCTGCGGATCTTCAAGCCCATCGCCGCCGACCGCACGCTGGTGGAGTCCTGGACATTCCGCCTGGTGGGCGCGCCGGACCTGCTGCTGGAACGCACCCTCATGTACAACCGCCTGATCAACGCCCCAACGTCCGTGGTGGGCCACGACGACCTGGAAATGTACGAGCGCGCGCAGGACGGCCTGCACTCCCGCGCCCGCGACTGGGTGAACGTGGGACGGCTGTATGCGCCCGATGAAGTCGGCCAGAAGAACGTCGCCACCAATGGCACCAATGAATGGCAGATGCGCAACCAGTACCGCGCATGGGGCCGCTACATGACCGGACCGGAGTCCGTATGAGCGCAAGCGACCGCGAGTTGATTGATTTTGTCTATGCCGAAGCGCGCATGCTGGACGAGCTGCGATTCGAGGACTGGCTGAACCTGTACACCGACGACGGCTACTACTGGATGCCGCTGGCCCACGGCCAGACGGACGCAAAGCTGCACGCATCGCTCATGTACGAAGACAAGCTGCTGTTGCGCGTGCGCGTGGAGCGGCTGGCGGGCCAACGCACGTTCTCGCAGCAGCCCAAGAGCCGCTGCCATCACCTGCTGCAGGCGCCCGCCGTGGAGCACGGCCACCCCGAGGCCGCGCCCGCCGAAGGCCGCCATGTGGTGCGCACCGCCTTCCATTACGTCGAGACGCGGCAGGACGCGCAGACGTTGTACGCAGGCTGGGCCACGCACCACCTGGTGGAGCAGGACGGCGCCCTGCGCATCCGCTTGAAGCGCGTTGACCTCGTCAACTGCGATGCCGCCTTCGGCAACATCCAACTGTTCATGTAGGAGCGGCTTGTGAGCACCACCGTCCATCAGGCTTTCCTAGACACCGCTTCCCGCCACGGCGCCCAGCCGTTCCTGTGCATCCTGCCGGAGACGGCCGGCGCCTATGGCATCGACGCAGGCGAACTGTCCTATGGCAGGGCCGCCGACGCCATCGAGACGCTGCGCGCCGCCTACGCCCGCGCCGGCTATGGCCACGGTCACCGCGCCGGCCTGCTGCTGGAGAACCGCCCCGCCTTCTTCCTGCACTGGTTCGCGCTGAACGCGCTGGGCGTGTCGGTGGTCCCGATCAATCCGGACCTGCGCGCCGCCGAACTGGAGTATCTGACGGGCCACTCCGAGATCGCGCTGGCCGTGGCTCTGCCCGAACGCCACGCCGACCTGCTGGCGGCGGCCGAACGCGCCGGCCGCAAGCTGCGCGTGATGGGCCCGGACGATGCCCCGCCCGCCGCGCCGTTTCCGGCCCCCTTGGGCGACACGCCGCCCGCCGAACTGAGCGAATGCGCGCTGCTCTACACATCCGGCACCACCGGCCGCCCCAAGGGCTGCATCCTGCCCAACCGCTACTTCCTGCACGCGGGCGGCTGGTACGCGCGCATCGGCGGCCTGGCCGCGCTGCGCCCGGGGCAGGAGCGCATGCTGACGCCGCTGCCGCTGGTCCACATGAACGCCATGGCGTATTCGGCCATGGCCATGGTGCTGACGGGCGGCTGCCTGATCCCGCTGGACCGCTTCCACCCCAGGACATGGTGGGACAACGTGCGGGAGTCCGGCGCCACCGTGCTTCACTACCTGGGCGTCATGCCCGCCATCCTGATGAAAGCCCCGCCATCCGGCCACGATCCGCAGCCCGCGATCCGGTTCGGCTTCGGCGCGGGCGTGGATCGCAAGCTGCATGCGCCCTTCGAAGCGCGCTTCGGCTTCCCGCTGCTGGAAGCCTGGGCCATGACCGAAACCGGCGCGGGCGCCGTCATCATCGCCAACCAGGAGCCGCGCCACGTCGGCACCAGCAGCTTCGGCCGCGAAGAAGACGACGTGCAGGTGCGCATCGTGACGGACGCCGGCTCGCCCGCCGCTATCGGCGAACATGGCGAACTGCTGGTGCGCCATGCCGGAGACGATCCGCGCTATGGCTTCTTTGCCGGCTACCTGAAGGACGAGGCCGCCACCAACGAAGCCTGGCAGGACGGCTGGTTCCATACCGGCGACATCGTGCGGCGCGAGGCCGACGGCGCCCTGCGCTTCGTCGACCGCAAGAAAAACGTCATCCGCCGCAGCGGCGAAAACATCTCGGCCGTGGAAGTGGAAAGCGTGCTGATGCAGCACCCGCTGGTAAAGGCCGTGGCGGTCGCCGCCGTGCCCGACCCGGTGCGTGGTGACGAAGTTCTGGCCTGCGTGGTGCCGGAAACCCTGCCGGCCGACGCCTCCGCCATGGCGGAGGCCGCGCGCAGCATCGTGCAATGGAGCCTGGAGCAACTGGCCTATTACAAGGCGCCAGGCTATGTCGCGTTCGTGGACAGCCTGCCGCTCACCACCACCAACAAGATCCAGCGCGGCGAAATGAAGACGCTGGCGCCGGCCTTGCCCGGCACGGCGCGTTGCGTGGACACGACTTCAATGAAGAAGCGCCCGTCGGAGAAGCGCCCCCAGGAGCCCGCCCGATGAGCCGCCAGGGCTATGACGGCGTCGTGGCGGCCCTGCCCGTCACGATTCCGTACGAGCGCTATTCGACGCATGCCGCGCACTGGTGGCTGGGACGCGCGCTGGGCGCGCTGATCCGGCAAGCCGGCGTGGCCAAGACCGACGTGGACGGGCTGTGCGTGTCCAGCTTCACCCTGGCGCCCGACACGGCGGTGGGCCTGGTTCAGCATCTGGGCATGACCCCGCGCTGGCTGGACCACATCCCCATGGGCGGCGCCAGCGGCGTGGCCGCGCTGCGTCGCGCCGCAAGGGCCGTGCAGGCGGGCGACGCCAGCGTGGTCGCCTGCATCGCGGGCGACACCAACCATGTAGACTCGTTCCGCAACACGGTCAGCCAGTTCTCGCGCTTTGCGCAGGACGCCGTCTATCCGTATGGCGCGGGCGGCCCCAACGCGAGCTTCGCGCTCCTGACCGCCAACTACATGCGCACGACGGGCGCCACCCGCGAAGATTTCGGCAAGCTCTGCGTCGCGCAGCGCGACAATGCCCTGCGCTATCCGCACGCGCTGATGAAAAAGCCGCTGACGCTGGCGCAGTACCTGGAAGCCCGCGTCATCACGGACCCCATTCACTTGTTCGACTGCGTCATGCCCTGCGCGGGAGCCGATGCCTTCCTGGTCATGAGCGAAGACCGGGCGCGGGCGCTGAACCTGCCCTATGCGCGGATCCTGTCCACGATCGAACGCCACAATGCCTGGATCGAAGACCCCATCCAGACGCGCGGCGGCTGGACCATGGACGTGGACGAGCTGTACGCCCAGGCCGGCGCCGCCCCCGCCGACATGGATTTCCTGCAGGCCTACGACGACTACCCCGTCATCAACCTGATGCAGATGGAAGACCTGGGCTTCTGCGACAAGGGCGCGGCGCCGGACTTCGTGCGACGCAACACCTTCACGGTGGACGGGAGCTTTCCCTTCAACACCAACGGCGGCCAGCTGTCGGTGGGCCAGGCGGGCGCCGCCGGCGGCTATCTCGGCATGGTCGAAGCGCTGCGCCAGCTGACGGGCGCGGCCGGCCGCAGCCAGGTGGCCGATGCGCGCATGGGGCTGGTCAGCGGATTCGGCATGATCAATTACGACCGCGGGCTGTGCACCGCCGCGGCCATCCTGGCAAGGAGCGACGCATGACCGAGCCGTTGGCCAAGCCTCCCCGCAAGAATCCGGTTGCGCGCACCCGGCAGCCTACGCTGCCGCCCGGTTCGCGCAGCCGCGCGGCGCTGGGACTGACCGCCGCCGCCGCGGAAGGACGCTTCGATCTCCAGACCTGCGCCGATTGCGGCGCGGTGCAATACCCCCCGCGCGAAGTCTGCGGCCATTGTCTGTCCGAACATCTGCCCTGGCGGCCCGCCGATCCGAACGGCGCGCTGCTGGTCAGCACCGTCCTGCACCACAGCAATGACCTGTACTTCCGTGAACGCCTGCCCTGGCGCGTGGGCACGGTGCGGATGGACGCCGGCCCGTCCGTCGTGGCGCATGTCCACCAGGACTGCGTCGACGGCGGCCGCGTGCGCCTGGCGC contains the following coding sequences:
- a CDS encoding thiolase family protein yields the protein MSRQGYDGVVAALPVTIPYERYSTHAAHWWLGRALGALIRQAGVAKTDVDGLCVSSFTLAPDTAVGLVQHLGMTPRWLDHIPMGGASGVAALRRAARAVQAGDASVVACIAGDTNHVDSFRNTVSQFSRFAQDAVYPYGAGGPNASFALLTANYMRTTGATREDFGKLCVAQRDNALRYPHALMKKPLTLAQYLEARVITDPIHLFDCVMPCAGADAFLVMSEDRARALNLPYARILSTIERHNAWIEDPIQTRGGWTMDVDELYAQAGAAPADMDFLQAYDDYPVINLMQMEDLGFCDKGAAPDFVRRNTFTVDGSFPFNTNGGQLSVGQAGAAGGYLGMVEALRQLTGAAGRSQVADARMGLVSGFGMINYDRGLCTAAAILARSDA